In Verrucomicrobiota bacterium, the DNA window GCGTCAACGGCCTTCGCCCTCTTTCGCCCCCTGCAGCTTGGCCGCCACCTTCAATCGGAGCGCATTCAAGCGGATGAACCCGGTCGCGTCGTCCTGGTTGTAGGACTTGGTCGGGTCCGCCTCCATCGTGGCAATATTGGGATTGTAAAGGCTCACCGGCGATTTACGCCCGGCGGTAATGAGGTTTCCCTTGTAAAGCTTGAGCCGCACTGTGCCCGTGACGTTCTTCTGGCTGTCGTTGACCAGCGCCTGCAGCGCCAGACGTTCGGGCGAGAACCAGTACCCGTAATAAACCAGCTCCGAATACTTCGGAATCAGCGAATCCCGCAAATGCATCACCTCGCGGTCCATGGTCAGGCTCTCCATCTGCCGGTGCGCGAAGTGAAGAATCGCGCCGCCGGGCGTCTCGTAAACCCCCCGCGACTTCATCCCCACGTAACGGTTTTCCACCAGATCGACGCGTCCGATGCCGTGCTTGCCGCCCAACCGATTCAGCGTCTTCATCACGCCGAGCGGATCGAGCGGCTTGCCATTCACGGCCACGCAATTCCCGCGCTCGAAATCCAGCGTGACGTGCTCGGCTTTGTCCGGCGCGTCTTCGGGGGAAACACTCAGCCGGTACATTTCCTTGTGCTCCGGCGTCGAGGCGTCCAGCCAGGGGTCTTCGAGGATGCCGGCCTCGTAGGAAATATGGAGAAGGTTCCGATCCATCGAATACGGCTTCTTGGCCGTCGCCTGGACGGGGATTTTTTTCTCTTCGCAATACCGGATCATTTCGGCCCGGCCCGGAAACTGTTCGCGGAACGTGGCGTCGCGCCACGGCGCGATGACTTTGAGTTCCGGCGCCAGAGAAGCGGCGGTAAGCTCGAATCGAACCTGGTCGTTGCCCTTGCCGGTGGCGCCGTGGGCGATACACTCCGCTTTCTCCGCGCGGGCAATTTCCACCATGCGCTTGGCGATGAGCGGGCGCGCGATGCTCGTGCCGAGGAAATACTGGTTCTCGTACACCGCGCCGGCCCGGATCATCGGAAAAATGAAATCGCACGCGAATTCCTCCTGGAGATCCTCGATATAGATTTTGGCAGCGCCGGTTTTCGCCGCTTTTTTGTCCAATCCTTTGAGCTCCTCGCCCTGGCCGATGTTGGCGCAAAAAGCGATAATCTCGGCGTCATATTTCTCCTGGATCCAGGAGAGGATCACCGAAGTATCCAGGCCGCCCGAATAGGCTAAAACCACTTTCATAATCTCGTGACAAGCTGCGTCGAACGT includes these proteins:
- a CDS encoding argininosuccinate synthase gives rise to the protein MKVVLAYSGGLDTSVILSWIQEKYDAEIIAFCANIGQGEELKGLDKKAAKTGAAKIYIEDLQEEFACDFIFPMIRAGAVYENQYFLGTSIARPLIAKRMVEIARAEKAECIAHGATGKGNDQVRFELTAASLAPELKVIAPWRDATFREQFPGRAEMIRYCEEKKIPVQATAKKPYSMDRNLLHISYEAGILEDPWLDASTPEHKEMYRLSVSPEDAPDKAEHVTLDFERGNCVAVNGKPLDPLGVMKTLNRLGGKHGIGRVDLVENRYVGMKSRGVYETPGGAILHFAHRQMESLTMDREVMHLRDSLIPKYSELVYYGYWFSPERLALQALVNDSQKNVTGTVRLKLYKGNLITAGRKSPVSLYNPNIATMEADPTKSYNQDDATGFIRLNALRLKVAAKLQGAKEGEGR